In Spirochaetota bacterium, the DNA window AATTGCACTTTTAACAAAGTCCACTTTTACGCCTTCTGCAAGTTTTAGGGTAATAATATTTTCTTCAGGCTTAATATTTACCACCACACCAATCATTCCACTAGATGTGAGGACCTTATCGCCTTTTTTAAGCTGGTCTATCATCTTCATGCGGTCTT includes these proteins:
- the yajC gene encoding preprotein translocase subunit YajC; its protein translation is MFPFEIAYAANGQQASSPWVSIIPLVLMILIFYLLLIRPTQKKEKDRMKMIDQLKKGDKVLTSSGMIGVVVNIKPEENIITLKLAEGVKVDFVKSAIQQKLS